From the Solibacillus sp. FSL R5-0449 genome, one window contains:
- the glsA gene encoding glutaminase A: MSKLQKIYEQAKQMTAGGKVASYIPALAAANSDLFAVSLLSAEQEIELGDCTETFTLQSVVKVISFMVAANHHGIEEIMNYVDVEPTGDSFNSIVRLEGHNNKPFNPMINAGAITIASLLPGETMYEKVKSVTTYLEKMIGKKVHINNEIYFSEYQSADYNRAIAYILQANGFLKSDVEEALQVYLQLCSISVDVSDLAKMAYYFATNGKDSEACCNKEVINIAKALMLTCGMYNASGKFAAFVGLPAKSGVSGAIIAVVRNGEIEQLQGPIGIGIYGPAIDQVGNSVAGIDFLMHLSKEYDLFCL; the protein is encoded by the coding sequence ATGAGTAAATTACAAAAAATTTATGAACAGGCAAAGCAAATGACAGCAGGGGGTAAGGTCGCCTCGTATATACCAGCGCTTGCTGCAGCAAATAGTGATTTATTTGCGGTAAGTTTACTGAGCGCAGAACAGGAAATTGAATTAGGTGATTGTACAGAAACGTTTACCCTTCAAAGTGTCGTGAAAGTCATCAGTTTTATGGTTGCTGCCAATCATCACGGTATCGAGGAAATCATGAATTATGTTGATGTTGAGCCGACAGGGGATTCATTTAACTCCATTGTACGGTTGGAAGGCCATAATAATAAGCCATTCAATCCGATGATCAACGCAGGGGCGATAACGATTGCTTCGTTACTACCGGGTGAGACTATGTATGAAAAAGTGAAATCGGTTACGACTTATTTGGAAAAAATGATTGGAAAGAAAGTGCATATTAATAATGAAATCTATTTTTCGGAATACCAGTCAGCTGACTATAACCGGGCAATCGCCTATATATTACAGGCAAACGGTTTCCTGAAATCTGATGTAGAGGAAGCTCTTCAAGTCTATTTACAGCTTTGCTCGATTTCAGTAGACGTGTCGGATTTAGCAAAAATGGCCTATTATTTTGCGACTAATGGAAAAGACAGTGAAGCTTGCTGCAATAAAGAGGTGATTAATATTGCAAAAGCTTTAATGCTCACATGCGGAATGTACAATGCATCCGGAAAATTTGCCGCATTTGTAGGGTTGCCGGCAAAAAGCGGTGTATCCGGTGCTATCATTGCCGTTGTACGTAATGGGGAAATTGAACAACTGCAAGGCCCGATTGGAATCGGCATTTACGGACCAGCAATTGATCAAGTCGGCAATAGTGTAGCAGGCATCGATTTTTTGATGCACCTGTCAAAGGAATATGATTTGTTTTGTTTATAA